Genomic window (Candidatus Binatia bacterium):
GCTCGAAGACGGGGCTGGTAACCGTGCCGGGCAAGCCGAACGATGAACTCGGACCCGGAACCCTCAACAGCATTCTCAAGCAAGCGGGGTTGAAGCAATGAAATACCTGATCGTTGTGGAGGAAACGGCAACGGGATTTTCCGCCTACTCGCCAGATCTGGATGGTTGTGCGGCCACCGGTGCCACACGCGCCGAAGTCGAACACGAGATGCAGGAGGCCATCGCCTTCCA
Coding sequences:
- a CDS encoding type II toxin-antitoxin system HicA family toxin translates to MKLDHDRLDVYGEVAVYVYVYEYAYGGEAGSKTGLVTVPGKPNDELGPGTLNSILKQAGLKQ
- a CDS encoding type II toxin-antitoxin system HicB family antitoxin codes for the protein MKYLIVVEETATGFSAYSPDLDGCAATGATRAEVEHEMQEAIAFHLDGMRADGLTAPSPHTYATCVEA